One region of Triticum aestivum cultivar Chinese Spring chromosome 6B, IWGSC CS RefSeq v2.1, whole genome shotgun sequence genomic DNA includes:
- the LOC123134240 gene encoding uncharacterized protein: MASSSNPVSMDMDPPVLSIAVEHGPPASRLVQLGVRSWPKWGCPTGKFPVKFDARQTCYLVKGKVRAHIKGSSECVEFGAGDLVVFPKGLSCTWDVVAAVDKYYKFDSS, encoded by the exons ATGGCCTCGAGCTCAAACCCGGTCAGCATGGACATGGACCCGCCCGTCCTCTCCATCGCCGTCGAGCACGGCCCGCCGGCGTCGCGCCTGGTTCAGCTCGGCGTCAGGTCCTGGCCCAA GTGGGGCTGCCCGACGGGGAAGTTCCCGGTGAAGTTCGACGCGAGGCAGACGTGCTACCTGGTGAAGGGCAAGGTGAGGGCGCACATCAAGGGGTCGTCCGAGTGCGTGGAGTTCGGCGCCGGCGACCTCGTCGTCTTCCCCAAGGGGCTCAGCTGCACCTGGGacgtggtcgccgccgtcgacaaGTACTACAAGTTCGATTCGTCTTGA